One Mycolicibacterium crocinum DNA window includes the following coding sequences:
- a CDS encoding Ig-like domain-containing protein yields the protein MTAISVSANSSASASANPLTTLVTTLEGYLDGAVLLVRRTFFNEAPTVSSVQTISSETVGAISSTVEATDPDGDTLVYKVTEQPHYGTVTIDSATGAYTYTPDSDFTGIDSFTVSVTDTGTHINLLNWFRSASTSAAVGVYEDSAVTNHITFTFNYVSGSQYWSSASRAELAATAIYLSSYFVVSQPVTITYDVTGEYSVSGSTLASAGSDLISDAAGFWPTVVQNKIQTGVDSNGSAADGTITWNFGYSWGLGDSVSSSQYDFESTAMHELLHTFGFISVIDSAGNNTGNTYSTFDSFIVDSSGNSVFTGTTFKTSDNADLTGGKGSLFFGGANAKAAYGGVGVPVYTPRTWSSGSSMSHLDDNTFTGSLTQLMNAVSDTGIGVRILSNYEIAIMKDLGYTMVSQSAVGGLLFVSVMFVRRRKQRAPSLGETDNRQL from the coding sequence GTGACGGCGATCAGCGTCTCGGCCAACAGTTCAGCCTCGGCGAGCGCCAACCCGCTCACCACGCTGGTGACCACCCTCGAGGGTTACCTCGACGGTGCGGTACTCCTGGTCCGCCGCACCTTCTTCAACGAGGCGCCCACGGTGTCGTCGGTCCAGACGATCAGCAGTGAGACGGTCGGAGCAATCAGCAGCACGGTCGAGGCGACCGATCCCGACGGCGACACACTCGTCTACAAGGTGACCGAGCAGCCCCACTACGGCACCGTCACGATCGATTCCGCGACCGGCGCCTACACCTACACTCCTGATTCGGACTTCACTGGCATCGACTCGTTCACGGTCTCGGTGACCGACACCGGGACCCATATCAACTTGCTGAACTGGTTCCGCAGTGCCAGCACCTCGGCCGCCGTCGGGGTCTACGAAGATTCCGCCGTCACCAACCACATCACCTTCACCTTCAACTACGTGTCCGGGTCGCAGTACTGGTCCAGCGCGTCGCGAGCCGAGCTGGCGGCGACCGCGATCTATCTGTCGAGCTATTTCGTTGTGTCCCAGCCGGTAACCATCACCTACGACGTCACCGGCGAGTACTCCGTGAGCGGTTCAACCTTGGCATCGGCCGGCAGTGATCTGATCAGTGATGCCGCCGGCTTCTGGCCCACCGTGGTGCAGAACAAGATTCAGACCGGTGTGGACTCCAACGGTTCCGCGGCCGACGGCACGATTACCTGGAACTTCGGGTATAGCTGGGGCCTTGGCGATTCGGTCAGCTCCAGCCAGTACGACTTCGAATCCACCGCGATGCACGAGCTGCTACATACCTTCGGCTTCATCTCGGTGATCGACAGCGCCGGCAACAACACCGGCAACACCTACAGCACCTTCGACAGCTTCATCGTCGATTCCAGCGGCAACTCGGTGTTCACCGGAACGACGTTCAAAACCTCTGACAATGCCGACCTGACGGGCGGAAAGGGCAGCCTATTCTTCGGCGGCGCCAACGCGAAGGCCGCCTACGGCGGCGTGGGTGTGCCGGTCTATACGCCGAGGACGTGGTCGTCCGGCAGCTCCATGTCGCACTTGGACGACAACACATTCACCGGGTCGCTGACGCAGCTGATGAATGCCGTCTCCGACACCGGGATCGGCGTCCGAATCCTCAGCAATTACGAGATCGCCATCATGAAAGATCTCGGCTACACGATGGTGTCTCAGTCGGCCGTCGGCGGACTGCTGTTCGTCAGTGTCATGTTCGTTCGCCGCCGTAAGCAGCGCGCTCCCTCGCTCGGTGAGACCGACAACCGTCAGTTGTAG
- a CDS encoding PE-PPE domain-containing protein, which yields MRLASRATWAAVAALSMLLSWALVSTSSAAFKLLTDGTTVLVMGGTGHSLSSTEDTVSFVEGYLAGAIGNYVGPASNLDTSIPEGPYNAVAVVTPEQFAPGTGTLTFDQSVALGQQNLDNCIKGTSCNYNTDVGSITPTAGDAFVVYGFSQSATIATLEKRSLAAEYAYGDGPAVTFVLIANGNRPNGGFLSRGPTGVTIPWFLQFGGATFSGPTPTDTQYATVDIAAQYDGWSDFPVNPLNLLPDINALMGITYLHLGGVYDNTSLTDSGVIDQGQYGDTHYYLISTDILPLLMPLENLGTLGYALADTLDPALRVIIESAYDRSTSPGQPTSWNIFYFEDPIKLTKDFIAAIPTGLDNGLEDLFGVRPFKTTRPGPYGVGGTGVTYTDSETSDSSTASSTATDSTSATSSAAAESTSGVSSSSSSASADSSSSTTTSASGVGHAKPRASSTSSKTATAAQSTSTSSSSGSTKSTHSGVGSSKRAKAS from the coding sequence ATGCGTCTAGCGTCTCGTGCCACATGGGCGGCCGTCGCTGCGTTGTCCATGCTCTTGTCGTGGGCGTTGGTGTCGACCAGCTCGGCGGCGTTCAAGTTATTGACAGACGGCACAACCGTCCTGGTGATGGGCGGAACGGGCCACTCGCTGTCGTCGACGGAAGACACTGTGTCATTCGTCGAGGGCTACCTGGCCGGCGCGATCGGTAATTACGTCGGTCCCGCGTCGAACCTGGACACCAGCATCCCGGAGGGACCATACAACGCTGTTGCGGTCGTGACACCCGAGCAGTTCGCGCCGGGCACGGGCACTCTGACTTTTGACCAGTCGGTGGCCCTCGGCCAGCAGAATCTGGACAACTGCATCAAGGGCACGTCGTGCAATTACAACACCGACGTCGGGTCGATCACCCCGACTGCCGGCGACGCCTTCGTCGTATATGGCTTCTCCCAGAGCGCCACAATCGCCACGCTCGAAAAGCGCTCACTGGCAGCTGAATACGCGTACGGAGACGGCCCCGCCGTCACCTTCGTGCTGATCGCCAACGGCAATCGACCGAACGGAGGATTCCTGTCACGGGGACCCACCGGTGTCACCATTCCGTGGTTCCTGCAGTTCGGTGGCGCAACGTTCAGCGGTCCGACCCCGACTGACACTCAATACGCCACCGTCGACATCGCCGCTCAATACGACGGCTGGTCTGACTTTCCGGTGAACCCGCTAAACCTGCTCCCCGACATCAACGCCTTGATGGGCATCACGTATTTGCATCTCGGCGGTGTCTACGACAACACCAGCCTCACCGATTCCGGTGTGATCGATCAAGGCCAGTACGGCGACACCCACTACTACCTGATCTCCACGGACATACTTCCGCTGCTGATGCCGCTGGAAAACCTCGGCACCCTTGGCTATGCATTGGCAGATACTCTCGACCCGGCACTTCGCGTCATCATCGAATCGGCTTATGACCGCAGCACCAGCCCCGGCCAGCCGACTTCGTGGAACATCTTCTACTTCGAGGATCCGATCAAGCTCACCAAAGACTTCATCGCAGCGATTCCGACCGGGTTGGACAACGGACTCGAGGACCTCTTCGGTGTGCGACCTTTCAAGACGACCCGTCCAGGACCGTACGGCGTGGGCGGAACTGGAGTCACCTACACCGATTCAGAGACGAGTGACAGCTCGACCGCCAGCTCGACCGCGACAGACTCGACGAGCGCAACGAGCAGTGCAGCTGCCGAATCGACGTCCGGAGTCTCGTCGTCATCATCGTCCGCGTCCGCGGACAGCTCCTCGTCAACGACAACGTCTGCGAGCGGCGTCGGGCATGCCAAGCCGCGCGCATCGTCGACCTCGTCGAAGACCGCTACGGCCGCGCAGTCGACTTCGACGAGCTCCAGCTCCGGTTCGACGAAGTCGACCCACAGCGGGGTGGGCTCGTCGAAGCGCGCGAAGGCCAGCTAG
- a CDS encoding cytochrome C oxidase subunit IV family protein: MAALIRNPLAIVWALLTAVTVVSWLVSRDGGAAHQLNSTVTTVVLLIAAVKAQLVIWHFMEVRRAPVWLKAVTSGWVVVVIAAMLGVYFAGG; this comes from the coding sequence GTGGCCGCGCTGATCCGTAATCCGCTGGCGATCGTGTGGGCGCTGCTCACCGCGGTCACCGTCGTGTCGTGGCTGGTGTCGCGCGACGGCGGGGCCGCCCATCAGCTCAATTCGACGGTCACGACCGTCGTGCTGTTGATCGCCGCCGTGAAGGCACAGCTGGTGATCTGGCACTTCATGGAGGTTCGGCGTGCGCCGGTGTGGCTTAAAGCGGTCACCAGTGGATGGGTGGTCGTGGTGATCGCTGCGATGCTCGGCGTGTACTTCGCCGGCGGATAG
- a CDS encoding sodium:solute symporter family protein codes for MNAAVSVSVLAAFLVATVVLGVGARTRGSKTRDLVDWSIGGRSLGLLLTLVLMAGETYTSFSYLGAAGWSYTHGLSALYVVAYLSIGMAISYLIGPLLWNYAHAHNLVGLSDIVAHRFAAPWLGAVVAVLATVFVLPYIQLQITGLGVVVATVSYGTIGLSLAYLLAFVISESFIVLSGLRGSAWVSVLKDVLAVLTLVFVFVYIPLHYFGSYSALLHRITDDHRAWLTLPGPTSHSLGVGWFISTAILNGVVFTVFPTQIAGFLGARNAQALRRNAIILPFYQVLLFVPVILGLAALFVVPGLKDSNLALFEMIRTEVPPWLLGVIGAAGALSAIVPMAMFMLVIGTMWGRSVLGIHPRTAPRQRELAQAVALLAGVAALVMTYTWPNALVRLSLVSYEGMAQLMPAVLVALVWRKVSATAVVAGLAVGVSAVCWLVFTDHDPVHGINAGLVALAGNVVVLVAISLIRPAATPRDRLAQPESAIRVYPTATSTTCSVQSPPE; via the coding sequence GTGAACGCCGCTGTCTCGGTTTCGGTGCTGGCTGCGTTCCTGGTGGCCACGGTTGTCCTGGGCGTCGGGGCGCGCACCCGCGGCTCGAAGACCCGCGACCTGGTGGACTGGTCGATCGGCGGGCGCAGCCTGGGCCTGCTGCTGACCCTGGTGCTGATGGCCGGTGAGACCTACACCAGCTTCAGCTACCTCGGTGCCGCGGGGTGGTCGTATACCCATGGGCTTTCGGCGCTGTACGTGGTGGCTTACCTGTCGATTGGGATGGCCATCAGCTACCTGATCGGACCGCTGCTGTGGAACTACGCCCACGCCCACAACCTGGTCGGGCTCAGCGACATCGTGGCCCACCGGTTCGCCGCCCCCTGGCTCGGTGCGGTGGTAGCAGTGCTGGCGACGGTGTTCGTGCTGCCGTACATCCAGTTGCAGATCACCGGTCTCGGAGTCGTGGTCGCCACGGTCAGCTATGGCACGATCGGCCTGTCGCTGGCGTATCTGCTGGCGTTCGTCATCTCCGAATCGTTCATCGTCCTGAGCGGATTACGGGGCAGCGCGTGGGTCTCGGTACTCAAAGACGTCCTGGCCGTGCTCACTCTGGTGTTCGTCTTCGTCTACATCCCGCTGCACTACTTCGGCTCCTATTCCGCTCTGCTGCACCGCATCACCGACGACCACCGCGCCTGGCTGACGCTGCCGGGTCCGACCAGCCACAGCCTCGGCGTGGGCTGGTTCATCTCGACGGCCATCCTCAACGGCGTGGTGTTCACCGTCTTCCCGACGCAGATCGCCGGGTTCCTCGGGGCGCGAAATGCTCAGGCACTGCGCAGGAATGCCATCATCCTGCCCTTCTACCAGGTGTTGTTGTTCGTGCCGGTGATCCTCGGGCTGGCCGCACTGTTCGTGGTGCCGGGACTCAAAGACTCCAATCTCGCGCTCTTCGAGATGATCAGGACCGAAGTGCCCCCATGGTTGCTCGGTGTAATCGGAGCGGCCGGTGCGCTCTCGGCAATCGTGCCGATGGCGATGTTCATGCTCGTCATCGGAACCATGTGGGGCCGTTCGGTTTTGGGAATCCACCCGCGAACCGCGCCGCGGCAGCGCGAACTTGCCCAGGCGGTGGCCCTACTGGCCGGCGTTGCGGCGCTGGTGATGACCTACACCTGGCCGAACGCTCTGGTTCGGCTGTCGCTGGTGTCGTATGAGGGTATGGCGCAGTTGATGCCGGCCGTGTTGGTGGCGCTGGTGTGGCGGAAGGTATCTGCCACTGCGGTCGTCGCCGGGCTGGCGGTCGGTGTGAGCGCAGTCTGCTGGCTGGTCTTCACCGATCACGACCCTGTCCACGGCATCAACGCGGGGCTGGTGGCGCTGGCCGGCAATGTCGTCGTTTTGGTCGCGATCAGCCTGATCCGGCCCGCGGCGACGCCCCGTGACCGGCTGGCGCAACCGGAATCGGCTATCCGCGTTTACCCGACCGCGACTTCGACGACATGTTCAGTTCAATCGCCGCCTGAATGA
- a CDS encoding long chain fatty acid-CoA synthetase Faa4p, producing the protein MAGQCFEIDIRFESNRWLIRIPEINDATEATTRDKVELAARECIATRTGIPIGYISVWARD; encoded by the coding sequence ATGGCCGGCCAGTGCTTCGAAATCGACATTCGGTTCGAGAGCAACCGCTGGCTGATTCGCATCCCGGAAATCAACGATGCGACCGAGGCGACCACACGGGACAAAGTCGAATTGGCCGCCCGCGAGTGCATCGCCACCCGCACCGGCATCCCCATCGGCTACATCTCCGTCTGGGCTCGCGACTGA
- a CDS encoding cytochrome c oxidase subunit 3 family protein, translating to MTDVAEGRADDLSASRRDPVPGHVPGDPSMWFFVIGDLFIFGLYFIGYIYYRGQNPDLFLRSQARLNVDIGAINTVVLLTSSLFVVLGATAARAGNSAEALRRFVIALALGAAFPVLKAFEWIPEITAGITPGTNLFFMFYFVMTGLHLCHVLLGLVILCFVIRNLKTAAQPKISFVETGATYWHMVDVLWLVLFAAFYLMR from the coding sequence GTGACCGACGTTGCCGAGGGTCGCGCAGACGACCTCAGCGCGTCGCGGCGAGACCCCGTACCCGGGCATGTACCCGGTGACCCGAGCATGTGGTTCTTCGTCATCGGCGATCTGTTCATCTTCGGTCTCTACTTCATCGGCTATATCTACTACCGCGGACAGAATCCCGATCTCTTCCTGCGCAGCCAGGCTCGGCTCAATGTGGACATCGGCGCGATCAACACCGTTGTGCTGCTGACCAGTTCGCTGTTCGTGGTTCTGGGCGCCACCGCGGCCCGCGCCGGCAATTCGGCGGAAGCACTGCGCCGCTTCGTCATTGCGCTGGCCCTGGGCGCCGCCTTCCCCGTACTGAAGGCGTTCGAATGGATTCCCGAAATCACCGCCGGTATCACGCCGGGGACCAACCTGTTCTTCATGTTCTACTTCGTGATGACCGGCCTGCACCTGTGCCACGTTCTGCTCGGACTCGTCATCCTCTGCTTCGTGATCCGTAACCTGAAAACCGCAGCGCAGCCGAAGATCTCGTTCGTCGAGACGGGTGCCACGTACTGGCACATGGTCGATGTCCTGTGGTTGGTCCTGTTCGCCGCGTTCTACCTGATGAGGTGA
- a CDS encoding response regulator transcription factor, whose translation MDNDDFVANRLRAKMHKHGWVVANVPCGAMAVDEIMRDTPDIVMLEVALPDADGLEMLGQIREKFPRLPVMCLSTRADIDDRIAALSRGSDDYVTKPVDIVEVVLRLSNMLWRSRTRPEGQPGKLVVGDLVIDEIAHEVTRGAERISLTPTEFALLRYLARNAGSAVTKSEILREVWASDFDRDGNIVALYISYLRRKVDQGRPPMIHTLQRVGYVLRANAGAPSAAASAKSTAETIPAAVRPGVRSQ comes from the coding sequence GTGGACAACGACGACTTCGTCGCGAATCGGCTCCGCGCAAAGATGCACAAACACGGCTGGGTGGTAGCGAACGTGCCCTGCGGGGCGATGGCGGTGGACGAAATCATGCGCGATACACCCGACATCGTCATGCTGGAAGTCGCTTTGCCTGACGCCGACGGGCTCGAGATGCTGGGCCAGATCCGCGAGAAGTTTCCACGGCTGCCCGTAATGTGCCTCAGCACGCGGGCCGACATCGACGACCGGATCGCCGCGCTATCCCGGGGGAGCGACGATTACGTGACCAAGCCCGTCGACATCGTCGAAGTGGTGCTGCGCCTGAGCAACATGCTGTGGCGGTCCCGGACACGCCCAGAGGGACAACCCGGCAAACTAGTCGTCGGAGACCTCGTGATTGATGAGATCGCGCACGAGGTCACTCGCGGCGCAGAGCGCATCTCGTTGACTCCCACGGAGTTCGCGCTGCTGCGTTATCTCGCCCGCAACGCAGGATCCGCCGTGACGAAGTCCGAGATTCTCCGTGAGGTGTGGGCCAGTGATTTCGACCGCGACGGCAACATCGTCGCGCTCTACATCAGTTACCTGCGGCGCAAGGTCGACCAAGGCCGGCCACCGATGATCCACACCCTGCAGCGAGTCGGCTACGTCCTGCGTGCGAACGCGGGGGCCCCGTCTGCAGCCGCATCCGCTAAGTCGACGGCGGAGACCATTCCCGCCGCCGTCCGGCCAGGCGTGAGAAGCCAGTGA
- a CDS encoding nuclear transport factor 2 family protein — MFRGPIEDRLAIRERFDSYGDAVTRQALDDYLDCWTDDGQRFGSGGECHGRDELRTHWHGIWKALAQMAFMTQIGAIEVAGTAATARSYCLETLRFHDGTTRQLIGTYDDELRRVDGVWRFSVRRYRVLIDDTNA; from the coding sequence GTGTTCAGAGGCCCGATCGAAGATCGCCTTGCCATCCGGGAACGATTCGACAGCTACGGCGACGCCGTCACCCGCCAGGCACTCGACGACTATCTCGACTGCTGGACCGACGACGGTCAACGCTTCGGCAGTGGCGGTGAGTGTCACGGCAGAGACGAACTGCGCACGCACTGGCACGGCATCTGGAAAGCGCTGGCGCAGATGGCGTTCATGACCCAGATCGGTGCCATCGAGGTCGCGGGAACAGCCGCGACCGCACGGTCCTATTGTCTGGAAACGCTGCGCTTCCACGACGGCACGACCCGTCAGCTCATCGGAACCTACGACGACGAACTGCGTCGCGTCGACGGGGTATGGCGATTCAGTGTGCGCCGCTACCGAGTGCTCATCGACGACACCAACGCCTAA
- a CDS encoding TetR/AcrR family transcriptional regulator, translated as MVACYAPTVRLTCPYNEADGRPHPRRAAHRLSERGDVPGRATDRTGAKILDAALRVLVDFGVKRATVDLVANYAGVSHMTVYRRWSTRNEVLRVAVLNELAVVVQHAVTRVEGAGSFPDQVVSAFTELVDSLRRHPLLVRVLSTEPEVLMSLLSDRSIAVLDWTVPIIGEALERLSGQPLHDPDTLADVFVRLAQSVLLLERSDRPLSTRHDVALYARQALASLARDAAPDAAVVAAPRAGRRAVMPLMAASAAAVLFGGGLLLNPVVHDVMHTDVVGTVSSAPSPPATKTRPPSPPSELSPAPADPPAPHVSTTASWPLPSSSPTTDVSTTSTSRTPRPSPAPPATQGNGSGSINSPSFRPQPPHSGGPGGPQIGPRTPGAAGEPRPGAPGPGADGPRAGRGPA; from the coding sequence ATGGTCGCCTGTTACGCTCCGACCGTGCGGCTAACGTGTCCGTACAACGAAGCCGATGGGCGGCCGCACCCCCGACGAGCCGCCCATCGGCTCTCTGAAAGGGGCGATGTGCCAGGACGGGCGACCGACCGGACGGGGGCAAAGATCCTCGATGCGGCGTTGCGCGTCTTAGTGGATTTCGGTGTCAAACGCGCAACTGTAGACCTCGTGGCAAACTACGCCGGTGTCTCACACATGACGGTGTACCGGCGATGGTCCACCAGAAACGAGGTACTGCGGGTCGCCGTGCTCAACGAATTGGCCGTCGTGGTGCAGCACGCCGTCACCCGCGTCGAGGGGGCTGGGTCGTTCCCAGATCAGGTGGTGTCGGCATTCACCGAACTCGTCGACTCGCTGCGCCGACACCCGTTGCTCGTGCGGGTGCTCAGCACCGAACCCGAGGTGCTGATGTCATTGCTGTCGGATCGGTCCATCGCCGTCCTGGATTGGACCGTGCCGATCATCGGCGAGGCACTCGAACGGCTGAGCGGACAACCCCTCCACGATCCCGACACCTTGGCCGACGTGTTCGTTCGCCTCGCCCAGTCCGTCCTTCTTCTCGAGCGCAGCGACCGTCCCCTATCCACCCGGCACGACGTCGCCCTCTATGCCCGGCAAGCACTCGCATCCTTGGCACGGGATGCGGCCCCCGACGCGGCAGTTGTCGCCGCCCCCCGAGCCGGACGCCGAGCGGTCATGCCGTTGATGGCCGCAAGCGCCGCGGCGGTGTTGTTTGGCGGCGGCCTTCTGCTCAACCCAGTCGTGCACGACGTCATGCACACCGACGTCGTCGGCACTGTGTCCTCCGCGCCGTCGCCACCGGCCACGAAGACACGGCCACCCTCTCCTCCATCAGAGCTTTCGCCAGCGCCGGCCGACCCGCCCGCTCCCCACGTCTCAACCACGGCGTCCTGGCCACTACCCTCGTCGTCGCCGACGACCGACGTTTCGACGACCTCAACGTCCCGAACACCGCGGCCGAGCCCGGCGCCGCCCGCGACGCAGGGAAACGGTTCGGGATCTATTAACTCGCCTAGTTTCCGGCCCCAGCCCCCACATTCCGGTGGCCCGGGAGGCCCGCAGATCGGCCCACGGACCCCCGGTGCGGCGGGGGAACCAAGACCTGGCGCGCCCGGGCCGGGTGCCGACGGTCCCCGTGCCGGACGTGGGCCTGCCTGA
- a CDS encoding DUF1801 domain-containing protein, protein MADDNLTASQRIDARIAEFDDWRGETLAQIRAVIKRADPDVVEEWKWRGVPVWSHAGMICTGETYKAAVKMTFAKGASLPDPSGLFNSSLEGNTRRAIDFHEGDVIDEEALADLIQAAIELNMSSKSRSGKRG, encoded by the coding sequence ATGGCTGACGACAACCTCACCGCTTCGCAACGGATCGATGCCCGGATTGCCGAGTTCGACGATTGGCGCGGCGAGACGCTCGCGCAGATCCGTGCCGTGATCAAACGTGCCGATCCGGACGTGGTGGAGGAATGGAAGTGGCGCGGTGTTCCGGTGTGGTCCCACGCCGGAATGATCTGCACGGGTGAGACATATAAGGCCGCGGTCAAGATGACGTTCGCCAAGGGTGCGTCGCTGCCGGATCCGTCGGGATTGTTCAATTCCAGCCTCGAGGGAAACACCCGGCGGGCGATCGATTTTCATGAGGGCGATGTCATCGACGAAGAGGCGTTGGCGGACCTCATTCAGGCGGCGATTGAACTGAACATGTCGTCGAAGTCGCGGTCGGGTAAACGCGGATAG
- a CDS encoding TetR/AcrR family transcriptional regulator, producing the protein MLHNGTVRETATSREAQRRRTRARVLDAAIVEFQRAGTSSADINAIVEAAGVARSTFYFHFPTKEHVLLELIRRDEDFLGEELSRFLETRHDLAAVLEEIIRLVVELETRWGAALFRDVISLYFSPALAQDEQWSRHPTFVLLAAEIERARIRGELYDDVEAYDGAAFFLIGLHAVLISAREGGPAREVMLKKFVKSTLRSLRP; encoded by the coding sequence ATGCTGCACAATGGGACCGTGCGTGAGACCGCGACCAGCCGAGAAGCCCAGCGTCGTCGAACGCGCGCGCGGGTTCTGGATGCCGCCATCGTCGAGTTTCAGCGGGCCGGGACGAGTTCGGCCGATATCAATGCCATCGTCGAAGCCGCGGGCGTCGCCCGAAGCACGTTCTATTTTCATTTCCCGACCAAAGAACATGTCCTGCTCGAGTTGATCCGCCGCGACGAGGACTTCCTGGGTGAGGAGCTGAGTCGATTCCTGGAGACGCGCCACGACCTGGCGGCCGTGCTCGAGGAAATCATCCGGCTGGTAGTCGAGCTCGAAACTCGTTGGGGTGCAGCCTTATTCCGTGATGTGATCAGCCTCTATTTTTCACCGGCGCTCGCCCAGGACGAACAGTGGAGCAGGCACCCGACTTTCGTGTTGTTGGCCGCCGAGATCGAACGTGCCCGCATCCGTGGCGAACTCTACGACGACGTCGAAGCCTACGACGGCGCCGCGTTCTTCCTGATCGGGCTGCACGCGGTACTCATCAGCGCCCGAGAGGGCGGCCCAGCGCGCGAGGTGATGCTCAAGAAGTTCGTGAAGAGCACGCTGCGCAGCCTACGGCCTTAG
- a CDS encoding Rv1815 family serine proteinase, producing the protein MSAGIIGVTALAACPTAVPTAQAAPGVVVSPGMEIRQASNVCTLGYVDPVARVAYSAGHCQADGPVTDRDGRFIGMVTNFQDNTPDGAVVRTDQVISDYEMIALGADVAVNNILPGGRQLVAEAAPPMANGQPVCHFGVITGESCGSIERVNNGWFTMQNGVVSQKGDSGGPVYMPIDNNKAVIVGLFNSTWGNLPAAVSWVATSQQVRAGADVVNVAAAADDQR; encoded by the coding sequence CTGAGCGCCGGCATCATCGGCGTGACGGCTCTCGCTGCGTGCCCGACCGCAGTGCCCACCGCCCAGGCTGCGCCCGGTGTGGTGGTGTCGCCGGGAATGGAAATCCGTCAGGCCAGCAATGTCTGCACGCTCGGCTACGTCGACCCGGTGGCGCGAGTCGCGTATTCAGCAGGCCACTGCCAGGCCGACGGCCCGGTGACCGACCGTGACGGCCGGTTCATCGGCATGGTGACGAATTTCCAGGACAACACCCCGGACGGCGCCGTGGTTCGCACCGATCAGGTGATCTCCGACTACGAGATGATCGCCCTGGGCGCGGATGTCGCGGTCAACAACATCCTGCCCGGTGGCCGTCAGCTGGTCGCCGAGGCCGCTCCGCCGATGGCCAACGGCCAGCCGGTGTGCCACTTCGGTGTGATCACCGGGGAGAGCTGCGGTTCGATCGAGCGGGTCAACAACGGCTGGTTCACCATGCAGAACGGTGTCGTGAGCCAGAAGGGTGACTCCGGCGGCCCGGTGTACATGCCGATCGACAACAACAAGGCCGTGATCGTCGGGCTCTTCAACAGCACGTGGGGCAACCTGCCCGCCGCGGTGTCGTGGGTGGCCACCAGCCAGCAGGTGCGGGCCGGCGCCGACGTCGTCAATGTGGCGGCCGCTGCCGATGATCAACGGTAA